TGCCAGTTGCTGGCGCCCAGGGTTGCTGCGGCCTCTTCCTGTTCGGTGCCGATCTCCCGCAGTACCGGTTCGACCTCGCGCGCGACGAACGGCAGCGTGACGAACAGGGTGGCCAGCACCAGCCCGGGGAAGCCGAAGATGATCCGGAAGCCGAGACTCTCGATGCCGCCGAACCAGCCGCCGTAGCCCCACAGCAGGATCAGCGCGACACCGGCGACCACCGGCGACACCGCGAACGGCAGGTCGACGACCGACTGCAGCAGACCCTTGCCCGGGAAGCGGCCGCGGGCGAGTGCCAGCGCGGTGATCACCCCGAAGATCACGTTGAGCGGCACCACGATGGCGACGATCAGCAGGCTGAGTTGCAGCGCCGAGATGGCCGCCGGCGTGGTGATCCACTCCCAGAACTGGCCGAGACCGTGTTCGAAGGAGCGGTAGAAGATGGTGCCGACCGGGACCACCAGGAGGATGAGCAGGTAGACGAGCGCGACGGTGCGCAGCCCATACTTCGTCAGAGGTGCAACCTTCATCGGTCTGCGTCCTCTCTCTTGGACTGCCGGCGGCCCGCGACGCGCAGGACGAGCAGGGTGACGAAGGCGATCAGCAGTAACACCACGGAGATCGCTGCCGCGTCGACGGGTGCATCGATCTCGATCTGCTGCTGGATGTACTGCGAGGCGACCTGGGTGTCGCCCGGGATGTTGCCGCCGATGAGCACCACGGAACCGAACTCGCCGATGGCACGGGTGAACGCCAGGCCGGCGCCGGTCAGGATCGCCGGGAGAAGGGCCGGCAGGACGATCTTGCGGAAGATCGTGGCGTTGTTCGCGCCCAGTACCGCTGCCGCTTCCTCGACGTCGACGTCGAGTTCGATGAGGACCGGCTGCACCTGGCGCACCACGAACGGCAGGGTGACGAAGGTCAGTGCGATCACCAGTGCGGGCTTGGTGGCGTTGAGCTGGACGTCGATGGGACTGTTCGGCCCGTACAGCGACAGCAGCACGAGGCTGGCGACGATCGTCGGCAACGCGAACGGCAGGTCGATGATGGCGTTCACGACCCCCTTGCCGGGGAACTCGTCTCGGACCAGCACCCACGCGATCAGGGTGCCGAAGACGACGTTGATCAACGCCGCGATCACGGACACGAGCACCGTGATCCAGATGGTGTCCACCGCGGCGGGCGCTGAGATCGCCTCCCAAAAGCCGCTCCAACCGTCCTCGAAGGACTGCACCGTGATGGCGGCCAGCGGCAGCAGCACGATGACGCTGAGCCAGAGCCAGGCGACGCCGATGGTCATCGGGCTCACACCGGCGAAGGTGCGTGAGCGTCCGAGGAACCCGCGTGGCGGCCGGGAGTCGGGAACGGGTGTCCCGGTCTCCGTGGCCGTCGAGTCGACCGAGGTCACTGCTTACCCCCTGAGTCGTAGATCTTGGTGATGGCGCCCTTCTTGCCGAACAGCGCCTCGTCGACGGCTTTCCAGCCGGTCAGGTCCTTGCCGTCGTTGTCCTCGGCGGTGCCCTTCCCGAGCACCTTGCCGAGCTCGGCGATGGTCCACAGCTTCGCGATGTCGCCAGGGAAGAGATCCCGGGTCGCCTCGATGACCGCGGGGTCCACCGGCCGGAAGCCCCGCTCGGCCCAGATCAGCTGCGCCTCCGGGGTGAAGAGGAAGTCAACGAAGGAGCGTGCGCCGGCGATGTCGTCGGAGGTTTTGACGACCGCGACGGGATTCTCGATCTTGAAAGTCTGCGGGGGGATCACATATTCGACCTGGCTGTTCGGACCGGCGCCGGCGTTGGCCTTGTCGAGCATGATCGCCTCGTTCTCGTAGCTGATCAAGACATCGCCCTGACCCTGCTCGAACGCCGTGGTGGCCTCGCGACCCGACTTGGGCACCACCTTGATGTGATCGCGCACCAGTTCGGCCACGTAGTCCAGGCCGGCCTGCGAGTCCTGGCCGCCGTTGCTGATCGCGGCGTAGGGCGCGAGCAGGTTCCACTTCGCCGAGCCGGAGCTGCCGGGATTCGGGGTGACCACCTGAACACCGGGCTTCAGCAGATCGTCCCAGTCGCGGATGCCCTTCGGGTTGCCCTTGCGGACCACCAGTGCGACGACCGACCCGAACGGGGTGCTGTTGTTCGGTGCCTGCTTCTTCCAGTCCTCGTCGACCAGACCCGCCTTGACCAATCGGGTGATGTCGGGCTCGACGGAGAAGTTCACGACGTCGGCCGGAACACGGCGGGCCACCTTGCGCGACTGGTCGCCGGAGGCGCCGTACGACGCCGAGAAGCCGATGTCGTGGCCCTCGGGGGTGTCGCGGAATGCCGGGATTATCTCGTCGAAGCCGATCTTGGGGACGGCGTAGGCGACCAGGTCGAGGTGCCGGTCGCCACTGGAGATGTCCACTCCGCCGGGCTCGTCGGTCGATCCGCCACCACAGCCCGCGACGAACACCATCGCCAACGCCAGAAGGCTCACCAGCACCCGGGTGCCGCGCGGCATGACTCGGCCAGCGCTCACTCTTCCTCCAAGACTCGGCGGGGCCGGTCGAATGAGGGCTGTGACCGGCGGAGACCGGACTACGCTAGCAACCTGCCGGGCCGTAGCCGGAGTTCAAATCAGTGAGATCAAAACTTCCCGCAGGCCATGGTCAGGGCGCCCGTTCCTATTCCAGTCGCCAGTCCTCGTAGGCGCGCGGATCGTTGACCGGTTCGACGTGTGTCGTGATGTTCAGGTCCGGGACCGCCGCGTGCAGTTCGTCCTCGACGACCTCGGTGAGATCGTGGGCGCGCTGCACCGACCACTCACCGGGCACGAGCATGTGGAGCTGCAGAAACCGCTCGTGACCGGCCTCGCGGGTGCGGATGTCGTGGAAGACGATGCCGTCGGCGCGGTGCCGCTCGAGCACGTCGTCGATCGAGGTGCGCTGCTCGGCGGGAAGCGCGGAATCCATCAGGCCCGCACTCGAGCGCCACACGAGCTGGGTGCCGACGACCATGATGTTGATCGCGACCGCGATGGCGATCATCGGGTCGAGCGGCAGCCAGCCGGTCAACGCGACCAGGAACACACCGACGAGGACGCCGACGGTGGTCGCGACGTCGGTCATCAGGTGTTTGCCGTCGGCTTCCAGGGTCAGTGACCGGTGTTTGCGGCCGGCGCGGATGAGGATCAACCCCACCGCCGCGTTGAGGACCGTGGCGCCCACGGAGATGCCGAGGCCGAGTCCGACCTCTTCGAGCTCGCGAGGGTTGATGAGCCGGTCGACCGCGGTCACGACGATGATCACCGCCGCCACGACGATCAGAACACCTTCGAAGACCGCCGAGAAGTACTCGGCCTTGGTGTGCCCGAAGTTGTGTCCCCGGTCCGGCGGCTTCGCGGCGACCCGGAGCGCGACGAACGCGCCCACGGCCGCGACGACGTTGACGATCGACTCGAGCGCGTCGGACAGCAGGCCCACGGATCCGGTGATCCACCAGGCCAGCAGCTTGAGACCGAACACGATCAGGGCGGTCACGATGCTCAGCACCGCGAACCGCACGAGGTTCTGGCGTTGCCCGCTCGTCATGGTCGGACGCGGCTCAGGCCGCGAGCCCCCGACGACGCAGCAGCGGTTCGATCTGCGGTTTGCGGCCGATCAGCGCCTCGTGCGACACCAGCGGGTCGATGCTGTCACCGCGCGACAGCGTCGCCTCGGCGAAGCGTCGTCCGTTGTCGCGCTCCAGGCCGCCCGCGGCGAGGAACCACTGTTCGGTCTCGGCGTCGAGGACCTCCGACCAGATGTAGCTGTAGTAACCGGCCGAATATCCACCGCCGAAGATGTGGTTGAAGTAGGCGCTGCGGTAGCGGGGCGGGATCAGGTCGGTCTGCAGGCCGGCCTCGGCCAGTGCCTTCGCCTCGAACGCCTCGACATCGGTCACAGCCGCGGCCTCCTCGACCGTCAGCCGGTGCCAGGCCAGGTCGAGCGACGACGCGGCGAGGTATTCGATGGTCCCGTGCGCGGTTTCGGCGCCGGCCGATTCCCTTGCGGCGGTGGCCAGTTCGGCCGGGATCGCCTCACCGGTCGAGTGGTGCAGCGCATAGTTGGCGAGCACATCGGGGTGCAGCGACCACATCTCGTTGACCTGCGACGGGAACTCGACGAAGTCGCGCGGCACCGACGTGCCCGACTGCGACGGATACTCCACCGACGACAGCAGACCGTGCAGGGCGTGCCCGAACTCGTGGAACAGGGTCGTCAGCTGATCGATGGTGAGCAGACACGGCTGCCCCTCATCGGGTTTCGTCAGGTTCAGGACGTTGACGATGATCGGCTGGGTCTGCAGCACCGACGACTGGTCGACGATGTTGTTCATCCAGGCACCGCCGCGCTTCGACGGCCGCGCGTAGAAGTCGCCGAGGAAGAGTCCGATGCCGGTACCGGAGTCGTCCCGAACCTCCCACACCCGCACGTCGGGGTGATAGACGGGCAGCCCGGTGCGTTCGACGAAGGTCAGGCCGTACAACTTGTTGGCGGCGTAGAAGACTCCGCGTGTCAGGACGGTGTCGAGTTCGCAGTAGTCGGCGAAACCGTCGAGCGGCACCGAGGACTGGGCCTGCTTCTCGCGTTCGAGCCAGAAGGTCAGGTCGGCGGGTCCGATCTCGGCGTCGTCGGCGAACTCGGTGAGCCGCGTCAGTTCCCGCCCCCCGGCGCGCATCGCCGACTCGTTGAGCTCACGGAGCAGGTCGTCGACCGCGGACGGGTCCGGTGCGGTCT
The sequence above is drawn from the Gordonia rubripertincta genome and encodes:
- a CDS encoding M3 family metallopeptidase is translated as MTGQDSATNPVLAQSDLPYDLPDFASISDDDFLPAFREAMASHLAEVEAIAADPAAPTFANTIEALELSGRDLARASGIFFNLVGPDTNPKRNEISQELSTLLTDHGNTIAMNPVLFGRISDLFARADELDLTEPQRRLLDKRYRECVRAGAGLPEAEQEEMRQIASRLAYLTTTFSQKILDDTNDSAVLVDDVADLDGLSAGQIAAARRAAADAGHESGHLITLELPTSQSVLTELTNPAVRQRVFDASVNRCSRGNDHDTRELVLEIVRLRARRAELLGYRDHAEFVIAEQTAPDPSAVDDLLRELNESAMRAGGRELTRLTEFADDAEIGPADLTFWLEREKQAQSSVPLDGFADYCELDTVLTRGVFYAANKLYGLTFVERTGLPVYHPDVRVWEVRDDSGTGIGLFLGDFYARPSKRGGAWMNNIVDQSSVLQTQPIIVNVLNLTKPDEGQPCLLTIDQLTTLFHEFGHALHGLLSSVEYPSQSGTSVPRDFVEFPSQVNEMWSLHPDVLANYALHHSTGEAIPAELATAARESAGAETAHGTIEYLAASSLDLAWHRLTVEEAAAVTDVEAFEAKALAEAGLQTDLIPPRYRSAYFNHIFGGGYSAGYYSYIWSEVLDAETEQWFLAAGGLERDNGRRFAEATLSRGDSIDPLVSHEALIGRKPQIEPLLRRRGLAA
- a CDS encoding sulfate ABC transporter substrate-binding protein, producing MPRGTRVLVSLLALAMVFVAGCGGGSTDEPGGVDISSGDRHLDLVAYAVPKIGFDEIIPAFRDTPEGHDIGFSASYGASGDQSRKVARRVPADVVNFSVEPDITRLVKAGLVDEDWKKQAPNNSTPFGSVVALVVRKGNPKGIRDWDDLLKPGVQVVTPNPGSSGSAKWNLLAPYAAISNGGQDSQAGLDYVAELVRDHIKVVPKSGREATTAFEQGQGDVLISYENEAIMLDKANAGAGPNSQVEYVIPPQTFKIENPVAVVKTSDDIAGARSFVDFLFTPEAQLIWAERGFRPVDPAVIEATRDLFPGDIAKLWTIAELGKVLGKGTAEDNDGKDLTGWKAVDEALFGKKGAITKIYDSGGKQ
- the cysW gene encoding sulfate ABC transporter permease subunit CysW → MKVAPLTKYGLRTVALVYLLILLVVPVGTIFYRSFEHGLGQFWEWITTPAAISALQLSLLIVAIVVPLNVIFGVITALALARGRFPGKGLLQSVVDLPFAVSPVVAGVALILLWGYGGWFGGIESLGFRIIFGFPGLVLATLFVTLPFVAREVEPVLREIGTEQEEAAATLGASNWQVFWRVTLPAIRWGLTYGIVLTVARALGEYGAVTMVSSNYPGVSQTLTLLVHSRYTDDYNEFGAYAAATLLMFVAILVLVLMSLIERRAKSRLVDAGESASGDVELTEVDLTPPHGPESVDAKQIVHPDAQYKEGV
- the cysT gene encoding sulfate ABC transporter permease subunit CysT, which produces MTSVDSTATETGTPVPDSRPPRGFLGRSRTFAGVSPMTIGVAWLWLSVIVLLPLAAITVQSFEDGWSGFWEAISAPAAVDTIWITVLVSVIAALINVVFGTLIAWVLVRDEFPGKGVVNAIIDLPFALPTIVASLVLLSLYGPNSPIDVQLNATKPALVIALTFVTLPFVVRQVQPVLIELDVDVEEAAAVLGANNATIFRKIVLPALLPAILTGAGLAFTRAIGEFGSVVLIGGNIPGDTQVASQYIQQQIEIDAPVDAAAISVVLLLIAFVTLLVLRVAGRRQSKREDADR
- a CDS encoding cation diffusion facilitator family transporter — translated: MTSGQRQNLVRFAVLSIVTALIVFGLKLLAWWITGSVGLLSDALESIVNVVAAVGAFVALRVAAKPPDRGHNFGHTKAEYFSAVFEGVLIVVAAVIIVVTAVDRLINPRELEEVGLGLGISVGATVLNAAVGLILIRAGRKHRSLTLEADGKHLMTDVATTVGVLVGVFLVALTGWLPLDPMIAIAVAINIMVVGTQLVWRSSAGLMDSALPAEQRTSIDDVLERHRADGIVFHDIRTREAGHERFLQLHMLVPGEWSVQRAHDLTEVVEDELHAAVPDLNITTHVEPVNDPRAYEDWRLE